The Ruminococcaceae bacterium BL-4 region GTTGGGGCCGAAGTCGGACAAGCACAGGACTCACATTCCGGAATTTCACCGACAAACGGGGTCGGGTCGACTCCCTTGCGCTTATAGTAGTCGCTGACGGCTGCTTTAATTGCTTGTTCCGCGAGGACAGAACAGTGCACCTTGACCGGCGGAAGTCCATCCAGAGCTTCCATAACTGCTTTGTTTGTTAGTTTCAATGCATCCTTAATGCTTTTTCCTTTGATCAGTTCTGTTGCCATGCTGCTGGTGGCGATTGCTGCCCCACAGCCAAAGGTCTTAAATTTCACATCGGCGATCGTATCGTCTTCTACTTTAATATACATCCGCATGATATCGCCGCAGCGGGGATTGCCCACTTCACCAATACCGTTTGCGTCTGGAATTTCGCCAACATTACGAGGATGTGCGAAATGATCCATTACTTTTTCACTGTATGCCATATTGATTCCTCCTAAAATTCATTTAGAAATATTTTTAGTAAACCGAAACTTTATCCAATAATTTTATCAATCGTAATTGATCGGAAAATGTACTTTCCCTTCTTTCATTTCTTCCCATAGAGGAGAGAAACTGCGCAGATAGCTGACAATCTGGGGGATTTCTTGAAGAAGAAAATCAACATCTTCTTCGGTGTTTTGGTCGCCGAGAGAAATTCTCAGAGAGCCATGGGCAATCTCATGCGGAAGTCCGATCGAAAGAAGTACATGGCTCGGGTCCAGACTTCCGGAAGTACAGGCAGACCCGGAAGAAGCACAGACACCACGAAGATCAAGCTGCAGAAGAAGGCTTTCTCCTTCGACACCTTCAAAGCACATGTTTACATTGCCGGGCAGCCGATGCTCACGATCTCCATTGATGTGGCTGCGCTCAATTTTGAGCAGGCCGTCAATCAAACGGTCACGCATCTTGGAGAGACGAACAGCCTTTTCATCGATATGGTCACAGGCATTCTTGAGTGCTACGCTCATTCCGACGATTCCAGCGACGTTTTCCGTACCGGCACGATGCCCTTTTTCCTGTGCGCCGCCTTCAATCAAGTTTGGCAGAATAATTCCTTTTCTAATATAAAGAGCACCAACGCCTTTTGGGCCATGAAATTTATGTGCGGAAATGGAGAGCATATCAATATTCTGCTTTTTTACATCGATATGAATATTTCCTGCAGCCTGTACGGCATCCGTATGGAAAAGGACACCGTGCTTTTTGCAGATCGCACCGATTTCAGGGATCGGCTGAATCGTGCCAATCTCGTTATTCGCATACATAATCGTGACGAGGGCTGTATCCGGACGAATGGCTGCTTCTAGCTCTTCTGGGCGAACGATTCCATTGTGATGCACATTCAAATAGGTGACTTCGAATCCTTCCTTTTCCAGGACGGCGCAGGTATGGAGAACTGCATGATGCTCAAATTTACTGGTGATAATATGCTTTTTCCCTTTTTTGGCCATCAGGTGAGCAACCCCTTTGATGGCCCAGTTGTCTGCTTCGCTTCCGCCGGAAGTGAAATAAATTTCATCGGGCTCTGCGTTAAAGCATCCGGCAATGGATGCACGTGCCTCTTCCAGAGCTTTCTTTGCCTTGCGGCCTACGGAATACAGGCTGGAAGCGTTGCCGAATCCTTCAATAAAATACGGTTCCATGGCTTTTAAAGCCTCAGGAGAAACCGGTGTCGTTGCGGAATTATCTACGTAAATTAGTCTGTCCATGTTTCTACCTTCTTCATTTTAAAATTGAGCAGAATTGCTTCTGCAGATCTAACTTGAATTCTTTACGAGATTAATGTACACCATTTTAGTGTACATTTCAAGGGCTTTTTCAAAAAAACCTACTAAAATAATAGAAATATAAAATAAAAATAAAAAAAGACGAAAAACATTTCATCTTTTTAGTATTTTTCTATATTCCTTTAATTTTATTTTTTTAAGAACGGTATTTAACAGATTGTGAAACTGCTAGTTGATCACAGCGCTCATTTTCCGGATGGCCAGCGTGACCTTTTACCCAGCAGAAAGTAACCTTGTGGAGTTCTAAGAGCTGCAAAAGCTGTTCCCAAAGGTCAGAGTTGAGAGCCGGTTTTTTATCGGATTTACGCCAGCCGTTTCGCTTCCAAGAACGTGCCCACCCCTTATTGATTCCATCGCAGACGTATCGGCTGTCACTTGTCAAAGTTACAAGACAAGGCTCTTTTAAACAGTGAAGCGCTTCGATTACACCGGTCAGTTCCATGCGATTATTGGTCGTTTGAGCTGCACCGCCGGAGAGCTCTTTTGTCTTTCCATTATAAGAAAGAATAGCACCCCAACCTCCGGGGCCGGGATTGCCTGAACAAGCACCGTCTGTAAAAATCATGACTTCTTTCATAAGATAAGAGGTTCCTTTCAAAATATTAGCAAAATTAGCAAAACATAAATCAAAATATAAATTTTATTTTTTTATTATAACATGGATTCGAAATTAAATCGATTACTTTTCCCGTTTTGTGGGAATACTCGAAAAAGAGAAATGCGACAGCTTGACACCGTTTTAGAATCCATGTACAATAGTTTCGATATATGTGTTCGGCTTAATTGTATTTTGTGTGAGAAATAAGGAAATTTTGTCTAAAACTTGATATCAAATCCTCTTTGATAAAAGTGGATTTTTTGTAAGCGTTTTTATTTTTTAATTTTAAATTTAAAAATAGGGAGTGTGCTGTTTTTTCTTGGCACCGGATGCAGGAAAAAACAGGCTCCAATGGAGGTTTCTTCTGTGATTGAAAAAAAGAATATGCAAAAGCAAACTCCCCTTTATGGGAAGGTGGACGCACAGGCAAAGCCTGCGGACCAGTTTTTAGGGGGAGGAGTTGTCTTGTCTGCTCCGAAGGCGGAAACGCCAAAAAAGTCGGAGACACCAAAAAAGGCAGAGACGCCCACGAAAGATCAGGCAACAAAGCAATATCATTATCGCCGTCCGCGCAGACCGGCACAGAAAAAGATTGAACCGGTTGCAAATGGACAGGGAGCTGGTTCTTCGGAGCATCGAGCACCGGCAGCTGCACAAAAGCCAAAGAATGTGCAAAATCAAAACACAAGACAGAATACACAGCGCAGTAGAAGGTCACGCACGAATCGTGCAGCGAAACCTTCTATTAAGGTGTATTTTCTTGGTGGACTCAACGAAGTTGGTAAAAACTTTACCCTTTTTGAGTGCGGCGATGACATGATGATCGTAGACTGTGGGATGGCATTTCCCGACGATGATATGCTGGGTGTCGATTTAGTCCTTCCGGATTTTACGTTCGTGGAGCGCAATGCAGATAAGATTCGGGGAATTGTCGTAACGCATGGACATGAAGATCATATCGGCGGACTTCCTTATTTACTCAAGAAGGTAAATCTGCCGATTTATGCGACACGTTTGACACTGGCCTTAATTGAAGGAAAATTAAAAGAACAAGGCCTTAATAACAAAGTGAAAATGCATGAAACAAAGCCTGGAGACCGGGTAAAACTCGGCTGTATGGAAGTGGAATTCATTCATGTTAACCATTCAATTCCGGATGCCGTAGGACTTGCAATTCACTCTCCCGCAGGAACGGTTGTCCATACGGGTGACTTTAAAATCGATTGTACACCAACTTGGGGGGACATGATCGATCTTGGTCGCTTTGCTCAGCTTGGCAAAGAGGGAGTCCTTGCGCTGCTTGCGGATTCTACCAATGCAGAACGTCCCGGGTTTACGCAGACCGAAAGCCGAATTGCGACTTCTTTTGAGAATCTGTTTCGCCGTGCGGGCAAAAGTCGGATTATTGTGGCCACTTTTGCAAGTAATATCGGCAGAGTACAGCAGATTATTGATTGTGCGGTAAAGTATGGCCGTAAAGTGGCGCTTTCCGGACGCAGTATGCTCAATGTGATGGGAATTGGCGTGGAAAAAGGCTATCTCCATGTGCCGGAAGGTGTTTTAATCGATATTGATTTGATTAAAAAATATCCGCCGGAACAGATCGTCTTGATTACAACCGGAAGTCAGGGCGAGCCTATGAGCGCTTTATCCCGTATGGCATTTGCTGATCACCGCAAGGTGGAAGTAGGACCGGGGGACTTTATTATTATTTCTGCGCGCCCGATTCCCGGCAATGAAAAATCAGTCGGGAATGTGATCGATGAATTGATGAAGCGCGGCTGCGAAGTCGTTTATGAGTCTATGTATGAGATCCATGTTTCCGGTCATGCCTGCCAGGAAGAGCTCAAATTAATGCAGGGCATTGTCAAACCGAAATATTTTATTCCGGTGCATGGAGAGCAGAAAATGCTTCAGAAACATGCACGCCTTGCCTATTCCATGGGAAAAACGCCGCAGGAAGTCTGCATTGCAGATATCGGCGATGTTGTGGAAATCAACGAAAATCATATGAAAAAACTGGCACCGGTTCCCGCAGGACGCGTCCTTGTAGATGGGCTTGGCGTAGGGGATGTAGGAAGTATTGTTCTGCGTGACCGTAAACATTTGGCTGAAGATGGACTGATTGTTGTTGTGTGTACAATTTCCGCCGACAGTGGACATGTAGTAGCCGGACCGGATGTTGTTTCGAGAGGATTTGTTTATGTCAGAGAAAATGAATCTCTGATGGATGATGCAAAAGATCTTGTTTATTCAGTGCTTGAAAATTGTGCCGGAAATGGCATTCGGGACTGGGGAACACTTAAAACGCATATTAAGGATGCTCTTTCTCATTTGCTGTATGACCGTACCCGCCGCAGCCCAATGATTTTGCCGGTAATTATGGAGGTTTGACCTTTTCCTTAAATAAGGTCTGCAAAAAGAGGTAAGGAAAGAATTATGAAACACAGAGTATGGGTATCTTCGCCGATTTATTTGATTTTGGCGATCATCATGTTGGTTATGGCCTGCTTCTCTTTCCCATGGAACCGCGCAGTATTCGCGATAGAAATGGGGTTAGCGGTCGTCGCTGTTATGGTGGTACTAATCTCTAACTTCTATTTCCGCAGCTATGTAGGGACTTCTGTAAAAGCAGCGGAGAGAGTGCTTTCACTGAATGAAACGTCGGCGTTGCAGCAATTTACAATGCCGGTGGCACTTTCAGGGCCAGCGGGAGATGTTGTTTGGGTAAATGATGCGTTTGTCAATACGATCAGTCCACATAAAGAATGCCGGGGTGAAAACGTTCTGCGCTTTATTTATCCCCATACTCTGGAGCAGATCCTCAAAAATGCAGGAACAGATGTGACAATCGATCAACGTCAGTATACGGTGTTTGCTGCAAAGACAAAATTGGGCTGTCTGCTCTATTTTATTGATGATACTTACTATAAGGAAATCAACAGAGAATATGTGGATCGTCATCCTGTGGTGTGCCTTGCATACTTTGATAATCGGGAAGAGTTGGCAAGGGATATCAATTCTTCGGAAGATAACCGAATTGCTTCCGAAGTTGAAAGTGCGCTTTTTAACTGGGCACAGAGCATGGGCGGATTTTCTTATCGTGTCAATAATGGGCGCTATTTGATTTTAAGCGATGAAATGCATATTCGAGAGGCGATGGAACATCGTTTTCAGATCCTCGATACGGTCCGTAATATTAAGTCGACGGATCACAGGAGCGCTACCGTTTCGATTGGAATCGGCAGAGGTGCCAGCTCTCAGCAGGCCAGTGAAGAATGGGCTCGCCGCGCGTTGGATATGGCTTTGGGGCGTGGCGGCGATCAGGTTGCGGTAAAACAGAAAGATGATTCTTATGAGTTCTTTGGAGGACTTTCCAAAGGAGTGGAAAAGCACGATAAGGTGCGTACCCGCGTAATTGCTGCAACACTTTCCGATCGGGTCAGGCAGAGCGATACGGTGCTGATTATGGGCCATAAGTTTAGTGATCTGGACGCAATCGGCTCATCAATCGGATTATGGAGCGCCGTTACCCGCGCATTGCAGAAGCCTGCATACGTCGTCGTTAATGAAGCGCAGAGCCTTGCAGGTCCGCTGATTCAAAAGATGAATGATGAGGGAGAAGAAGATTGCTTCCTTTCTCCAAATGATGCACTGGCGTTAGTTTCTCCCCGTACCCTTCTGGTTGTAATGGATACCCATAGTCCGGAATTTGTTGAAAGTCCGGAACTGCTGAAGGCGGTTTCTAAAGTGGTGGTTATCGACCATCACCGCCTAATGGTAAAGCATATCGAAAATGCGGTGGTCTTTTATCATGAACCATATGCCAGCTCAACATCCGAGATGGTAGCGGAACTCGTACAGTATATCGGGGAGAATGTGTTGACCCGCACAGAGGCGGAAGCACTTTTGGCAGGCATCATGTTGGATACCAAGAGCTTTTCTCTTAAAACAGGGGTGCGTACTTTTGAAGCTGCAGCTTATCTGCGCCGACGTGGTGCGGATACGGTAACGGTCAAACGGTTATTTTCCGACAGCTTTGATACATATAAAACGAAGTATCGGATCGTTTCCAGTGCAGACCTTTTGGATGGCTGTGCAGTTGCTTATACGGAGCAGGAGCTGCCAAATCTTAAAATTGCTTCGGCTCAGGCGGCGGATGAGCTTTTGACGATTGAAGGCGTAATGGCTTCATTTGTAATTTATCCTTCAGACGGAGTTATGAATGTTTCTGCCCGCAGTATGGGGGATATGAATGTTCAGCTTGTGATGGAGGCAATGGGCGGCGGCGGTCACCTTACCATGGCAGGAGCCCAAATCAAAGATGCGACGGTGGAACAAGTACGCAGTCAGCTAATAGAAATTTTGCGCGCCGGGATCGGCCGCGGAACGATTCAGAAAAAATAGGAGGGCTTTTTGATGAAGGTTGTTTTGTTGGCAGATATAAAATCTCATGGAAAAAAAGGGGAACTTGTAAACGTAAGCGACGGTTATGCCCGCAATTATCTTTTCCCCCATAAATTAGCAAAAGAGGCAAATGCAGAGGCAATGAACGAAATTCGCAATGCAGAAGCTTCTAAAGCTCACAAGATTGCGGTAGAAACAGAAAATGCAGAAGCAGCGGCAAAACTTTTAAATGGAAAGAGCGTAAAGATTACTGCGAAAGCTGGCCAGGGCGGTAGGCTTTTTGGTTCGGTTACTGCAAAAGAAATTGCAGAAAAGCTTCAGAAAGATTATAATGTAACTGCTGATAAGCGGAAAATTGTTCTCGATACAGAGATTAAAGCTTTTGGCACTTATAATTGTGAGATCAAGCTTTATAATGGGGTTTCTGCGAAGATTTATGTCGTTGTATCGGAAGCTTAAACAAAGATGATACTAAGGTGATCGCGGACGAACTTTTCGTTTGCGGTCGCTTTTATTCCATACGAGAAAGGGAGAATTTCTATGGCAGAGACTGCAAAATCCTATGATGGGCTAAATCTACCGTTTAGCCCCGAAGCAGAACAGTCTGTTCTTGGCGCGATTCTGCTGGATTCTTCCTGCCTTGATCGGGTGATGGATTTTCTTCCGAAACCGGAATATTTTTATCAGTCTAATAATGCCTTGATTTATGGGGTTATGCTCGACATGGCTTCTTTAGGGCAGTCGATTGACTTTGTAACGGTGCTTGAAAAGCTTAAAACCACAGAAAATTTTGATGAGGCGGATGGTAAGACTTATCTTTTGCAGATGATGGAGCTGGTGCCTTCCGTCAATAATGTGGAAAGCTATGCGAAGATTATCCGGGATAAATATGATGTTCGCTCTCTGATTATTGCAGCGAGAGAAATTTTGGAAGAGGCGGGGGCTGGTACTGCCGATTCAGATACTTTGCTGGATGCTGCGGAACAGCGCATTTTTGATATTCGGCAGGGCAAAAATATGCAGGGACTTCAGAAAATCAGTGAAATCCTCATGCAGACCTTTGATCGTCTGGACTTGCTCAATTCTCCTGATAAAGATCAGTTTCGTGCGATTCCAACCGGCATCAAATCGTTGGATGATACGATTACCGGGCTCAACCGAACCGATCTGATCCTTTTGGCGGCAAGACCTGGCATGGGCAAAACCAGCTTTGCACTTAATATTGCGCGTAACGCGGCGGTGAAATGCCAGAAAAGAGTTGCTTTTTTCTCTTTGGAAATGACAAAAGAACAGTTGGTCTCCCGATTGCTTTCTACAGAAGCGATGGTGGGAGGCGTAAAATTGCGTACCGGTAAGTTAGCGGACGATGAATGGGTACGAATTATTGAAGCCGGCGATATTCTCAATAAGACCCAGATGTATTTTGATGATAATGCAGGCATTACCGTTTCTGAGATGAAGTCCAAACTTCGTCGTCTGCGGGATGTTGATCTGGTTATCATCGACTATTTGCAGCTGATGTCCGGCGGAAAGCACATTGATAACCGAGTACAGGAGATTTCACAGATTACCCGAAATCTTAAAATTATGGCAAAGGAACTCAATGTTCCGGTTATCTGCCTGTCACAGCTTTCCCGTGACAGTGAAAAACGAACTGATCATCGGCCGATGCTGTCCGATCTGCGTGATTCCGGCTCCATTGAACAGGATGCTGATATTGTTCTATTTTTGTATCGCGAAGCGTATTATGCCAATCAGGAGAATGCTGAAGCGCCCGATCCTGACAGCGATGTTAACAGCGGCGAATGTATTGTTGCAAAGAACCGTCATGGTGAGACGCGAGCGGTTCCTCTGCATTGGCAGGGAGAATTTATGCGCTTTACCGCGCAGGAGGTAGTGCGCAATGAATGATGATTTGATCTCCGCTCAAAAAGCGGAGATTTTGCTTATTGAGCAGAAAGCTGAGCAGTTTGTAGTTTCGGAAAAAATGTTTCCAAAAGGCGGAACTGTGATTGTGGGCGTTTCAGGAGGAGCGGATTCAACTGCGTTGCTGCATTTTTTAAAGAATCATGCAGAAAAGTGGAATCTTTCTCTGATTGCGGCGCATGTTAATCATGGACTGCGTGGGGAAAGTGCCGATCACGATGAAGCTTTTGTTAAGGAATGCTGCCAAAAATGGGCAATTCCCTGCCGCGTTTTGCATGAAGATGTAGCGGCCCTTTCTAAAAAGCGCAAAGAGGGGCTGGAAGCATGCGGTCGTTATGTTCGTTATACGTTTTTTAAGGCCTTAGCAAAAGAAAATGGTGCGGTCGCTATCGCAACTGCGCATACGGCTTCGGATCAGGCAGAAACGGTTTTGATGCACCTTTGCCGCGGAGCCGGAGCGAAAGGCCTTTCTGGAATTTCTCCGGTTCATGAGGGGATTGTGCGGCCGCTTTTGTGCTTGACAAGAAAAGAGATTGAAGTGTATTGTAATGGGTATCATTTGTCTTATTGTGAGGACGAAACAAATTGGGATCTTGATTTTTCCCGCAATAAAATTCGTCGGCAGGTGATTCCAGTTTTAAAAACGTTAAATCCAAAGGTGGAGACTGCAGTTTCAGGAGCTGCTTTTCGCCTGAGGGAAGATGATAATTGCCTTTTTGAAATGGCAAAAAGCGCTTTAGAACAAGCGGCACATGGGCTCGGATGGGAAACTTCCAGTTTGATGAAACAACCGCGACCCGTACGGCTGCGCGCACTTTTTTTGGCTGCAAAAAAGAATGGTGCAGGAGAACTTTCTGCTGATCATCTTTTGAATTTGGATCTGCTTCTTTTGCAAGGTGGAAAAATCACACTGACTTTAGGCCTCCATGCAGAGGTTCAGCAGGGAATCTTGTTTTTTGGGGACCCTAAAAAACAAAGGTTTGCGATTCCTTTGTCTTTTCCTGAAACGATTCTTCCGGATGGAAGACGACTTTTGGTGCGGAAAATTTCTCAAAAAGAACTGAAAAATGATTCGAAATTTCATAATTTGTTCTTTTTTAATTTGCTGAATTATGCTACAATTAGCAAGAATACTGTAGTAAGGACCCAGTTAGAGGGCGATCGCTTTCGCCCAGCTGGAAGAGGAATTTCAAAACCGCTGCGCCGAATGATGAATGAAGCACATATTCCGCCTTATCTGCGGGAAAATTCCATTTTGCTGGAACGAGAAGGGGAAATTCTCTGGGCCGAAGGCCTTGGAGCTTCCGAATCCGCGCGGCCGGGGGTTGACCGGCAAAATGCGATGATTATCATAAAGGAGAACGGTTTATGAGTCAGAATATGATGGATGATATCGAGAAAGTTTTGTATAGTGAAGAAGATCTTCAGAAAATTGTACAGAGAGTCGGCAAACAGATCAGTGAGGATTATCAGAACAAAAATTTACTTTTGGTAAGCGTTTTAAAAGGCTCTGTTGTATTTATGGCAGACCTGATGCGTGCGATTACCGTACCTTGTGAGGTCGATTTTATGTCGGTTTCCAGCTATGGTTCAGGTACCAAAACTTCCGGCGTTGTTAAAATCACAAAAGACCTTGATATCAATCTGGAAGGATATGACCTTTTGGTTGTTGAAGATATCCTTGACAGCGGGATGACATTGTCTTATATTTTAGAGATGATGCGTGACCGTAAACCGAACAGCATTA contains the following coding sequences:
- the iscU gene encoding scaffold protein (Evidence 2a : Function from experimental evidences in other organisms; PubMedId : 10393315, 11994302, 15153099; Product type f : factor), translating into MAYSEKVMDHFAHPRNVGEIPDANGIGEVGNPRCGDIMRMYIKVEDDTIADVKFKTFGCGAAIATSSMATELIKGKSIKDALKLTNKAVMEALDGLPPVKVHCSVLAEQAIKAAVSDYYKRKGVDPTPFVGEIPECESCACPTSAPTK
- the iscS gene encoding cysteine desulfurase (tRNA sulfurtransferase), PLP-dependent (Evidence 2a : Function from experimental evidences in other organisms; PubMedId : 10393315, 10544286, 10600118, 10739946, 10781558, 10781607, 10829016, 10908675, 12549933, 12860127, 20068850, 20245547, 20347927, 21326031, 21576235, 8663056, 9298646; Product type e : enzyme); the protein is MDRLIYVDNSATTPVSPEALKAMEPYFIEGFGNASSLYSVGRKAKKALEEARASIAGCFNAEPDEIYFTSGGSEADNWAIKGVAHLMAKKGKKHIITSKFEHHAVLHTCAVLEKEGFEVTYLNVHHNGIVRPEELEAAIRPDTALVTIMYANNEIGTIQPIPEIGAICKKHGVLFHTDAVQAAGNIHIDVKKQNIDMLSISAHKFHGPKGVGALYIRKGIILPNLIEGGAQEKGHRAGTENVAGIVGMSVALKNACDHIDEKAVRLSKMRDRLIDGLLKIERSHINGDREHRLPGNVNMCFEGVEGESLLLQLDLRGVCASSGSACTSGSLDPSHVLLSIGLPHEIAHGSLRISLGDQNTEEDVDFLLQEIPQIVSYLRSFSPLWEEMKEGKVHFPINYD
- the rnhA gene encoding ribonuclease HI, degrades RNA of DNA-RNA hybrids (Evidence 2a : Function from experimental evidences in other organisms; PubMedId : 1311386, 1646006, 1698262, 2169648, 2171503, 3023634, 6296074, 6316347, 8381958, 8408067, 8527428, 8931125; Product type e : enzyme); amino-acid sequence: MKEVMIFTDGACSGNPGPGGWGAILSYNGKTKELSGGAAQTTNNRMELTGVIEALHCLKEPCLVTLTSDSRYVCDGINKGWARSWKRNGWRKSDKKPALNSDLWEQLLQLLELHKVTFCWVKGHAGHPENERCDQLAVSQSVKYRS
- the rnjA gene encoding Ribonuclease J1; the encoded protein is MEVSSVIEKKNMQKQTPLYGKVDAQAKPADQFLGGGVVLSAPKAETPKKSETPKKAETPTKDQATKQYHYRRPRRPAQKKIEPVANGQGAGSSEHRAPAAAQKPKNVQNQNTRQNTQRSRRSRTNRAAKPSIKVYFLGGLNEVGKNFTLFECGDDMMIVDCGMAFPDDDMLGVDLVLPDFTFVERNADKIRGIVVTHGHEDHIGGLPYLLKKVNLPIYATRLTLALIEGKLKEQGLNNKVKMHETKPGDRVKLGCMEVEFIHVNHSIPDAVGLAIHSPAGTVVHTGDFKIDCTPTWGDMIDLGRFAQLGKEGVLALLADSTNAERPGFTQTESRIATSFENLFRRAGKSRIIVATFASNIGRVQQIIDCAVKYGRKVALSGRSMLNVMGIGVEKGYLHVPEGVLIDIDLIKKYPPEQIVLITTGSQGEPMSALSRMAFADHRKVEVGPGDFIIISARPIPGNEKSVGNVIDELMKRGCEVVYESMYEIHVSGHACQEELKLMQGIVKPKYFIPVHGEQKMLQKHARLAYSMGKTPQEVCIADIGDVVEINENHMKKLAPVPAGRVLVDGLGVGDVGSIVLRDRKHLAEDGLIVVVCTISADSGHVVAGPDVVSRGFVYVRENESLMDDAKDLVYSVLENCAGNGIRDWGTLKTHIKDALSHLLYDRTRRSPMILPVIMEV
- a CDS encoding Phosphoesterase, DHH family protein; its protein translation is MKHRVWVSSPIYLILAIIMLVMACFSFPWNRAVFAIEMGLAVVAVMVVLISNFYFRSYVGTSVKAAERVLSLNETSALQQFTMPVALSGPAGDVVWVNDAFVNTISPHKECRGENVLRFIYPHTLEQILKNAGTDVTIDQRQYTVFAAKTKLGCLLYFIDDTYYKEINREYVDRHPVVCLAYFDNREELARDINSSEDNRIASEVESALFNWAQSMGGFSYRVNNGRYLILSDEMHIREAMEHRFQILDTVRNIKSTDHRSATVSIGIGRGASSQQASEEWARRALDMALGRGGDQVAVKQKDDSYEFFGGLSKGVEKHDKVRTRVIAATLSDRVRQSDTVLIMGHKFSDLDAIGSSIGLWSAVTRALQKPAYVVVNEAQSLAGPLIQKMNDEGEEDCFLSPNDALALVSPRTLLVVMDTHSPEFVESPELLKAVSKVVVIDHHRLMVKHIENAVVFYHEPYASSTSEMVAELVQYIGENVLTRTEAEALLAGIMLDTKSFSLKTGVRTFEAAAYLRRRGADTVTVKRLFSDSFDTYKTKYRIVSSADLLDGCAVAYTEQELPNLKIASAQAADELLTIEGVMASFVIYPSDGVMNVSARSMGDMNVQLVMEAMGGGGHLTMAGAQIKDATVEQVRSQLIEILRAGIGRGTIQKK
- the rplI gene encoding ribosomal protein L9 (Evidence 2a : Function from experimental evidences in other organisms; PubMedId : 9000630, 9588797, 11399077, 12682299, 14586115, 23002217; Product type f : factor), encoding MKVVLLADIKSHGKKGELVNVSDGYARNYLFPHKLAKEANAEAMNEIRNAEASKAHKIAVETENAEAAAKLLNGKSVKITAKAGQGGRLFGSVTAKEIAEKLQKDYNVTADKRKIVLDTEIKAFGTYNCEIKLYNGVSAKIYVVVSEA
- the dnaC gene encoding Replicative DNA helicase produces the protein MAETAKSYDGLNLPFSPEAEQSVLGAILLDSSCLDRVMDFLPKPEYFYQSNNALIYGVMLDMASLGQSIDFVTVLEKLKTTENFDEADGKTYLLQMMELVPSVNNVESYAKIIRDKYDVRSLIIAAREILEEAGAGTADSDTLLDAAEQRIFDIRQGKNMQGLQKISEILMQTFDRLDLLNSPDKDQFRAIPTGIKSLDDTITGLNRTDLILLAARPGMGKTSFALNIARNAAVKCQKRVAFFSLEMTKEQLVSRLLSTEAMVGGVKLRTGKLADDEWVRIIEAGDILNKTQMYFDDNAGITVSEMKSKLRRLRDVDLVIIDYLQLMSGGKHIDNRVQEISQITRNLKIMAKELNVPVICLSQLSRDSEKRTDHRPMLSDLRDSGSIEQDADIVLFLYREAYYANQENAEAPDPDSDVNSGECIVAKNRHGETRAVPLHWQGEFMRFTAQEVVRNE
- the tilS gene encoding tRNA(Ile)-lysidine synthase; translation: MNDDLISAQKAEILLIEQKAEQFVVSEKMFPKGGTVIVGVSGGADSTALLHFLKNHAEKWNLSLIAAHVNHGLRGESADHDEAFVKECCQKWAIPCRVLHEDVAALSKKRKEGLEACGRYVRYTFFKALAKENGAVAIATAHTASDQAETVLMHLCRGAGAKGLSGISPVHEGIVRPLLCLTRKEIEVYCNGYHLSYCEDETNWDLDFSRNKIRRQVIPVLKTLNPKVETAVSGAAFRLREDDNCLFEMAKSALEQAAHGLGWETSSLMKQPRPVRLRALFLAAKKNGAGELSADHLLNLDLLLLQGGKITLTLGLHAEVQQGILFFGDPKKQRFAIPLSFPETILPDGRRLLVRKISQKELKNDSKFHNLFFFNLLNYATISKNTVVRTQLEGDRFRPAGRGISKPLRRMMNEAHIPPYLRENSILLEREGEILWAEGLGASESARPGVDRQNAMIIIKENGL
- the hprT gene encoding hypoxanthine-guanine phosphoribosyltransferase (Evidence 2a : Function from experimental evidences in other organisms; PubMedId : 3110131, 6408059, 24001521; Product type e : enzyme), yielding MSQNMMDDIEKVLYSEEDLQKIVQRVGKQISEDYQNKNLLLVSVLKGSVVFMADLMRAITVPCEVDFMSVSSYGSGTKTSGVVKITKDLDINLEGYDLLVVEDILDSGMTLSYILEMMRDRKPNSIKLCTLFDKPERRTVDVQADYVGGIVPDEFIVGYGLDYAQKYRNLPFVGILKPKVYGG